One segment of Nothobranchius furzeri strain GRZ-AD chromosome 13, NfurGRZ-RIMD1, whole genome shotgun sequence DNA contains the following:
- the nectin3a gene encoding nectin-3-like protein: MEDRNTHRGSLTNGIWLVTFLLILDRLTDGVSGNRVVVPEKVNAVLGKNITLGCRIEVGPNQSFTQISWERRLPSGPITLAVFNPEYGTSYSTDYGKRISFVSPSTQDATITLEGVSFADIGSYICKVSTFPLGNTQASTVVNVLVEPKVYVSAGPAALLDKDDESLVATCIAERGRPAAEVFWEAELYGRSEKQSQDESDGTTTVQVRYLWPPQSYAQGKTLTCVVRHPALQTEFRIPFKLNVQYAPEISVEGLDRELYVGQANVKLTCGAKANPPVRFITWSRVDGSVPDGVDVSNSTLTFRRRLLRNDSAIYRCEVMNEMGYRSLDVNFWVQDPPPTTAAPSTTASLLWDTSRTDAAVDQKRALFTSPTSGAIAESSLGTIVGGAVGGVLFLILLLILGGVCFMRQRRTFRGDYYTKQYLGPSDMQKETQVDVLQPHELQEVYGDKISKGSQELKPKLGGDIIYPDYTPERKDRDDWADRGDGHRGSKEGNYYTDHYNTQNMHPCGPPVHSSIMNNGSPYLPEDCYDNGTDSDYVSHMDGSVISRREWYV; encoded by the exons ATGGCGTGAGCGGGAACCGGGTGGTGGTTCCTGAGAAAGTCAACGCTGTGCTGGGCAAGAACATCACACTCGGCTGCAGAATAGAAGTCGGACCTAATCAGAGTTTCACACAGATTTCCTGGGAACGTCGTCTTCCGTCAGGCCCCATTACCCTGGCAGTGTTCAATCCTGAGTATGGAACGTCTTATTCTACCGATTACGGCAAACGCATCTCGTTTGTCTCCCCTTCCACGCAAGACGCCACCATTACCCTTGAAGGAGTCAGTTTTGCCGATATCGGTTCCTACATCTGCAAAGTGTCAACTTTTCCTCTGGGCAACACCCAAGCATCCACTGTAGTTAATGTTTTAG TGGAGCCCAAGGTGTACGTGTCCGCCGGCCCAGCGGCTCTGCTGGACAAAGACGACGAGTCGCTGGTTGCCACCTGCATTGCAGAGCGTGGCCGCCCCGCCGCTGAGGTGTTCTGGGAGGCGGAGCTGTACGGCCGGTCCGAGAAGCAGAGTCAGGACGAGTCCGACGGCACCACCACCGTGCAGGTGCGCTACCTGTGGCCACCACAGAGCTACGCCCAGGGGAAGACGCTCACCTGTGTGGTTCGCCACCCGGCCCTGCAGACAGAGTTCCGCATACCGTTCAAGCTGAATGTTCAGT ATGCTCCGGAGATATCAGTGGAGGGACTCGACAGAGAGCTGTACGTGGGCCAAGCCAACGTGAAACTCACCTGTGGGGCTAAAGCCAACCCACCTGTCCGTTTCATCACCTGGAGCAG GGTGGACGGGTCGGTTCCTGACGGTGTGGACGTCTCCAACAGCACCCTGACTTTCAGGCGGCGGCTGCTGCGGAACGACTCAGCCATCTATCGCTGTGAGGTGATGAATGAGATGGGCTATCGCAGTCTGGACGTCAACTTCTGGGTCCAAG ATCCGCCCCCCACCACTGCAGCCCCCAGCACCACCGCCTCCCTCCTGTGGGACACCTCCAGAACGGACGCTGCCGTGGACCAGAAGAGGGCCCTGTTCACCTCCCCCACCAGCGGCGCCATCGCGGAGAGCAGCCTGGGTACGATAGTAGGTGGAGCAGTGGGTGGAGTTCTcttcctgatcctgctgctgatcctCGGGGGCGTTTGTTTTATGCGCCAGCGCAGAACCTTCAGAGGGGACTACTACACCAAACAATACCTTGGACCGTCCGACATGCAGAAGGAGACTCAGGTGGATGTCCTGCAGCCGCATGAGCTACAGGAGGTGTACGGGGACAAAATTAGCAAAGGCAGCCAGGAGCTGAAGCCTAAACTGGGCGGGGACATTATTTACCCAGACTACACCCCCGAACGGAAGGATCGGGACGACTGGGCCGACCGGGGGGACGGACACCGGGGCAGTAAGGAGGGAAACTACTACACAGATCACTACAACACTCAGAACATGCACCCCTGTGGGCCTCCAGTGCACAGCTCAATTATGAACAACGGCTCCCCCTACCTCCCGGAGGACTGCTACGACAACGGCACGGACAGTGACTATGTGTCCCACATGGACGGGTCTGTGATCTCACGCCGAGAGTGGTACGTCTGA